In Oncorhynchus tshawytscha isolate Ot180627B linkage group LG01, Otsh_v2.0, whole genome shotgun sequence, the genomic stretch ccaatgtctcctttttggctgtgaatgcgccaggaatgagcttacactttctgtcgtttccccaaggtgtctgcagcattgtgacgtatttgtaggcatatcattggaagattaaCCATTTTACATTACATCTACCAAGTGCTCGCTTGGTGTcttccgtcgcaattattgcgtaatctccagctgcgtgtattttccatttgcttcccaggagaaacccaactgccacgaatgatttgtcatctaatagatatgtgaaaaacaccttgaggattgattctaaacaacgttgccatgtttctgtcgatattatggagttaatttggaaaaaagtttggcgtagtaatgactgaattttcgtttttttttttcttagccaaacgtgatgaacaaaacggagcgatttgtcctacacaaataatctttttggaaaaactgaacatttgctatctaactgagagtctcctcattgaaaacatccgaagttcttcaaaggtaaatgattttatttgaattgcttttcttgtttttgtgaaaatgttgcctgctgaatgctaggcttaatgctatgctagctatcaatactcttacacaaatgcttgtgtagctatggttgaaaagcatattttgaaaatctgagacagtgttgttaacaaaaggctaagcttgtgagtgaatatatttctttcatttcatttgcgattttcatgaatagttaacgttgggttatggtaatgagcttgaggctatgattatgctcccggaaacgggattgctcgacgcaagaagttaacacagCTAATGGGCACTACGAGTGTCTGGTTGTGCCATTCGGACTGACCAACACTTCCAcagtgttccaggctctggtcaaTGATGTGCTCCGTGACATGTTGAACTGGTTCGTGTTTGTCTACCTTGACAAAATCGCTGTCTATTCCCATTCGGTTCAGGAGTGTGTTCTCCACATCCGACAAGTCCTCCAGCACCTCCTGAAGAACTAGAAGTGTGAATTTCATCGCTTCACCATCTCATTTATTGGGATACGTCATCGCTGCCGGGAACATTTTAGATTGATCCGGacaaggtgagagcggtggtggagtGGCCCCACATCCAGAGTGAAGCTGCAGCTTCTTAATCCATCCGGACCCGTCCTGTCAGTTCGTAATGGAGGTTGACACCTCGGACGTTGGACCCGTCCTGTCCCAGCGTTCTTCTCGGATCGTAGTCTCGGATCGTGGTCTTCAGTTCTCGTCACGATTCTGGAAGGCTTTCTGCAACCTCATTGGGTCATCAGCCAGCCAGTCCTCCTGGTTTCATCCTCAATCTAGCGGCCAGTCGGAGCTTGCCAATCAGGACCTGGTGACGACTCTTCGGTGCCTCATCTCAGCCAACCCCACCCACCTGGAGCCAATAACTTGTGTGGGTGGAATACGCCCAGAACATCCTTCCCTGCTCGGCCATTGGTCTCTCGCCCTCCGACTGCTCCGTGGGTTATCAGCCCCGgctcttccctgagcaagaggaagaggtcCAGATGTTTGTCCACCGCTGTCGGCATACCTGGAAGAGTTATAGCTGGTAGCCGGGACCCGGTCCGCTTGTCtacgatacctggaggtggtcttaaGAAGAGCGGACCGCCACCAGACCCTGGCTACCCGCTATCGtctcgggcagagggtatggtTCTGCACTCCGGGTGAGTCCTGTAAACTCCCCCCCCCGCTTTATccgccctttccccatctctaaaGTCCTTAGCCCCATCgctgtttgtcttctgttgccccgcACCCTCTGTATACATCCCACTttccatgtgtctaggattaaaccTCTGTCTCACTGCCCTGTGTCTCCTGTTCCCGTTTCTCTTGCTCTCAAGTTTTGTTTTTCTAGTCTTCCCAgatctgacctttctgcctgtcctgaccctgagcctggctGCCATTCTGTCCCTGTTTGACCCTGCCTTGAATTACGAACCactgcctgccctcgacctgccctttgctTGCCCCTTTGTATAATAAATATTCTGAGTATCGAACTATtcacctcctgtgtctgcatctgggtcatatgaTGTTGATACTTTAAGTACCCTAAGTATATCTGTATATGCTTTTATCCGTTCCTTCCTTTCTCTTTAtcctctttcatccctctctttctctctctgcaggccCGTTTGGAGATAGATTCTCTGAGAGATGCTGTAGCCTCCTACCTGTCATCTGAGAGCCAGTAAGGCCCATAGAACCCCCACTGACAATGTACACCACTACACACCTGTTTACCACACGTACACATACACTACACTTCCATACACTGAATTACAGAGATTATACATTACTCTCACTTTCATTCCTGTAAATCACATTCATCTTCCCCACACCTCTAGTCGTCATCACCTGGTGGTATATGGAAAAGGAAGCGAAAGCAGAACTTTACCAGCAATCCAACTGGTTTAATCAGGTTCTGTGACTTAAGCAGAACTTTACCAGCAATCCAACTGGTTTAATCAGGTTCTGTGACTTAAGCAGAACTTTACCAGCAATCCAACTGGTTTAATCAGGTTCTGTGACTTAAGCAGAACTTTACCAGCAATCCAACTGGTTTAATCAGGTTCTGTGACTTAAGCAGAACTTTACCAGCAATCCAACTGGTTTAATCAGGTTCTGTGACTTAAGCAGAACTTTACCAGCAATCCAACTGGTTTAATCAGGTTCTGTGACTTAAGCAGAACTTTACCAGCAATCCAACTAGTTTAATCAGGTTATGTGACTTAATATGAGTCTGTCTTTGTGTTatggtatgtctctctctccttctgtgtgTGTAGTATAATTTGTTGGTATGTTTGGTGTTAACTGTGTATATCTTGTTTAAGCGCCAGCTTCAAGCAGGCTCTGGAGGTCCTTCCCCAGCTACACAACGGAGCAGACAAAAAGTAAGTCATTCATTAAGGTTCAAGCTGCCActagaacaagattcatgatgaaAAATGCCAACCTGCACAGTACAGTGGGGATGATTCTACCTCTtattttccctctgtctgtctcgccttctctctccctccctctctctctctctctaggttactGGAGGAGCTGCTGAATAAGTTTAAGAGCAGTATGCAGCTCCAGCTCACCTGTTTCCAGCCCTCTAATGTCCAGCCTGTCAAGAGATGAGTCTGTACAATGTCTCTTCAACATTAATATAGTGGCACTATAGTATCTCTATCAAATATGTGCAATGCCTATTTACTTGCACCGATAAACTCTCGTAGCTTTTTGTTAAATTGTTATAAGATCTAGAATGGAAATTAGCACACTAGTCTTTTTCACGCTAATCTCTTTTTTAATCTTAGATATGTACATTCATTTTCTGAGTTAATCTCATAGTTAATCTGGGCAGCCCCTCTACTGTGGAATCATGCTAATTATGCTATTGTTAGATGGCCACTCATCTAGAAATCAGCATCCCAGTCCCTTGTAGGCAAGCTAGGTCATGCTAGCCTGGTGTTTGAGACAAGACTGTCTCTCTTCTACTGAGAAACCAGTCAACATATGTGGTCCCTGATTTCTGTATGTTCATAAAGAAACTGCTCATTATGCTCTGTCCTCTTATTACCGTCTCAATTGACAAATAAAGacacatttatattatttatGTTCTTGTAACCAGCCACATTtgtgacagtgaaagagagagcataTAGTCATCTCTGTCCCATAGACGGTAAGGCCTCAGCCGTGCAACAGTACGTTAATAGCCAAAACAGTCACCTCTGGCGGTTGTTGTACTGACAGCTCACGCAATGTCTGGCACAATAGAGTCTGGGGTAGGGCCGGTTAGGGTATTGGTAGGGCGGGGTGGGGAGTGGTCTATGTTAACTCCTTAGTTACTGGCTATAAACCAAAATGTTGCACAGAGATTCGGTTGTAGGTGTGAGGAGTTAGCAATTACTGAACTGGGATGGATGGTTGCGGTTTTGAAGTGTGTGTGGtcagatgtagtagtagtagacgaAGGCTGCCACACCCATGACTCGTGCTGAGTCGTGGGATTCTCAAAGGGCGCGTCCCTAGAACCGGCACTGTGGGATTTTATCACAAAATATTGTAACATTTTACACACGTACATGACTGATTATGAAAACATCACTCATTACGAGACAACtcaacacaaaacatgatgggGATTTGAATAACTTACCAGAAATCAACTAGCGCTAACCAAAAAATGCTAATAAAAGATCATGAGATTGAAATGTTTTACAACAATATGTAAGTTTTAGTTTTTTATTATTAGACAATAATTTGCCATATTATTTTTGTTACTGCTTCAACAACACTTGTCTACAGATTACAGGTAATGCATTTGTTACAACTTGTGTGTCAATTAATTTTAGTTTGCAAACGCACTGCAACAAATGACGTATGTTATTATTAACGACGCGGATGTGAACCTATTATTCTCTTTAGCGCCCACAAGCCCTTGCAAGGGacacttgaaaaagagatttcgtCCTGCTTAAAATTTTGAATAAGTAAATGTTCTTATCGACAAAACAAACCCAAAAACGTGCCAATGTTCTTATTGCCACTATCGACTGTTTCAGACAAGTCAAACCTCAAATGTCttaatgtaggctacattatcagcagcagcagcccaTTTTTTTCTAAGGCCAGGCAGGGGGAAAAGTCATTTAGACAGGGTGTTTTGATTGTCTGTTCTAAACGTAGCTCTGTCTTTGTAGTGTCCACCCACGGATTCATTCACAACAGCAGTAGGTTCAAAGCCCTCAGGTCTCATCCTTCTTCCACCGGTAGACTGTTTACAGCaatagagaggtgaggaggggagttTTGCACCGCACTTCTGTTCCATCCGGGACGCCGCAGGTCGAGAGGACCAGGCCTATCAATCAAAACATGTTGACATTGATCTCATTCTCTGAAATGGGTGATGTTGACACTGGCAGTAGGTAGAGGGATTTTTGTAGGTAGATGGTGGAGTGGAAAGTGTCAGGCAAACCAGTTGGTTCTGTGTTGATTATTATCAAAAATCTGTTATTTTGCCATTGTATGTTTTCTCATTTATTTAAGTTGGCTACATGTGTGCACATTTTTCTGTGTGATTTACATTAACAGCCATTTCTCCTCCGTAAGGTATTACAATGTGGTATCAAGTGTCGTCATCAGCCTTGTTTACCTTATTAGACCGTGGAGTAGTAACCACACAGATGTGTCACTCATTCTGGGGTTTTCACTATTCTTCCATGGAAGTTAAAATGTTGTTTGGCATGTCAAAGGCACCCCAGGAAACAGTTCTAAACCCTCTTCAGTTCTAATGCCTCTCTGGGGCGGAAAGAGTGgccgacctcttcctcctcccctggtGATGTCATCACCCATTGTTTATGACCGCGTTCTCCTGCGAGTGTGTTTGATTAACCAGCATCATCCTGCATCTGAACCAGGCTTCCTGTACACACACAAAGGATGTCACTTCTCACAAATCCCTTATCTAACACGAGCCCTCTTTCTATTCATTTGATGTGTCTCAAAACATGCAACGTTTTTTTTTTGCTTAAAACATTTTAATTATTCCATTACAAAACATTCCCCAATGTATGACACAATGAGCCAATCCAAAGGTTCGGCATGCTAGTACGTGTTTCAGTGTGGTCGAATCTCAGTGGTAGTCTTTGGTCATCTCTGAACTGCAGTATTTATGATTGAGGAAATGTGATGCTATACACTAGAAGTAACAGGGCAAATGTATTTACAGAAGAAATCATGTCAACATCAGCATGGCCATACTACACACGATCATACAATAAAACGCagatacaaaaacacacacacacacatgactctAGAGCATGTCGATACAATCACTACAGCTGTCAGTTCTGTTGTCACAAAGTGGACCTTGCAAAACGGCGGTCAAGTTTGAGTCTTTAAGGCCAAAGGATGGCTCCCTGAGAGTAGGTGAAAAACAGTTTGATCCATAGGAATTTGGGGTGTTGACTCCCTTACAACACACATCTACAGCATACAACTATCTGTTAGTCTCTTCAGTGGTCCCAGTGTACGTTCCCCCATGGCCTGGTTAAGTTCAGTTTGGCTTGGATGGGCATAGTTCTGCTTCAGCTTTGATGGAAATGTGTGATCCAGAGTACAGTGTGACAACTCTGTCCTCGGCTCCCcaggctctccctctcttctcctctccccatgTCCTGCACCGCAGTCTGACTGATCAGAGATGGTCAGATTAGTCAGTCCTGcagggtgttgctatggtgatgtGTGATGACCCTCTGGTAGTCCTCGGTTATGGAAGGGGTCATGCTGTGTTCCGTGACCCCAGGGAGAGGGAGGTCGTAGCTGCGGTAGTAGTGTCCGCTGGACTGCTGGTGCTGGGTGTAGTACAGCAGCTGCCTGGCAAACATGGGTTCCACCTGCAGGAGTGGAGGGGAACAGCAGGGATTACTACTGGTGTCACAGAGGTGGTGGTAAGGGGGGTTAGGTGGTGAGATAGAAGGGGGACTGTACTGTAAGTGCTATGTATGAGTGTGGGTGTTACAAGGAATCCAACTGATATTTtgtgagagatagatggaggttacggggtatatacagggtcaggattAGTTGATGGGGTGTGAGTAAAGTAGAGCGGGGCATTGAAGACAGGTGGCGGTCATGTTGATGTTAGGGGATGGTTCTATACCTGTACAGTGAGGGTCCTCTGTCTCTGGGGATCCAGACACTCGTCTCCGAAGCTCAGCAGCACCTGGAGACGTGGAGGGGGCCGACAGTGGAGGGCATAGCCCTGCAACTCTGgtagatagagagaaatagaggttaATAGGGTCTAGATGGTCAGGTTAGGTACAGAGGAGCGGCATGGAGAGGGGCGACTGGAGGGAATAACCCTGCAGGTCTGAGATagcaggggggaggaggagagagagtggtggtaGAGAAAATTGATTGTAGCTCTGagagatggaagtagagagggattcAATCTAGAGGATAGGGTTGGGTAGAGAAGTTTGCAAGGAGGGGACATTGGGTCGATAAAGGGTTAATTTATTTTGACCAATGCGAATTCCTATGAACTGGAGTGGTGGTGACTTTAGAGGTCATGTGACTGGGTGGAAAGTCCTGTGTCTATATGCAAATTAACCCAATCAGGCTGAACACATCTGTGGTAGGGCAAGGTGGGCGGGGATGAGGTCACATGACTGTATAATGTCCTATTCTTAAGTGTGTGGTGGGGAGTATTGAGGCAAGCTCAACATAATATTTACAGGAAAGGAGGACGTGTCTGCTTCCTGTCCACGACAAGGAAACAGCATGACAACAGTGCGGTTTAGTTTGCCAGTGAATGAGATGTGTGCGCCTGCCTGCAGTTTACGTTAACTTACCTGTGAGGTAGTCCTGTGTGTGCAGTAGTTTACAGGTGTGTTCTCTCTCCAGCTTGTTGGGTTTGTCTACATAGGATGATAACCCTCCCTCCCAGAACACTCTCTCCTGGCACAGCCGCCGGGCGTAGAGGCCATCTGGGGCCATCCACAGTAGCACGCCCCTCTCCAGGGGACAACTAGGGGGGCTAGGAGGacactcctcccccctccccagggCTGGGAGGCTGTCCAGGGGTAGGGGCACCAGGTCTGGACCCACAGTGGGGGAATAAAGCTTTTCGTCTGGGGAGCAGGGAGCGATGCGACAGCCCTCTGGACTGGAGGTGGTCacctccctccacagagagtcTCGGTAAAACACTGACACATGTAACCGCATATCTGGGGTGGAGGAAGGAGTACAGGTAAGAGAAACAGCATAAAAATCAGAGTATTTAGCTAACTCTTGGAATACAGTATAAATTTGCCTTAAGTATAATGCGCAATTATGTGGACTACAATCAAAATTATAATTTGTAAGTCAACATTGACGTAAataagcgtgtgtgtgtactgtacctgagAGTGCCTCTGCTGATCTCATGCTGGTGTCCAGTGTGAAGGGGGAGGGCTGGGCGTCAGTAGCGCTGTAGGTGTAGAAGGACCCTGTGATCTGGTAACctgcaaacacagagagacatgacCTCAATAAAGGCACGTATTCCAACACACCAGAAAAGCATACACGCAAACATCATGAGCCTGAATCGACGATCACACATTGAGGTCAATGGAAGACTTATGCAAAAAAAAAGTGAGTTATTTGAGCAGATGTCAAGTTAGGGTTTAGGCTCATGAGAGCCCTTTGCATAACTACAGATACATAACAGCTGCACAGCCTACATTAGATTCTATCACACAAGTGGAAAAATATATGCTGTGGTATTAGGCCTACCGTTGTCCATGCTGGGCCCCTGGGCCCAGGATAGGCTGCGTGAGGGGTAGGGGCACTGGGCATAGGGCAGCTCAGGAAGAGAGGCCTGCTCTGGAAGATAGTCCTTCATCCAGCCTCGCTCTGTACTGGGCATGTACCCAGGCATCTATAGAGAAAGAGATACCTGTCAGTCAAACAATCACCTCTACACACGGGACCAACTACGATTCAGAATATGAATGGAAGAGGAACTATCACTAAGACTGTGCTCATGTGATATTGTGCGCTAATCACTCAATGAGTTCATGCCTGAAAGGGTGGGTTCAGAGTCCCTTGTCATGTGATGTTGATGACACACTCGCCAATCCATGCAGCTGTTCCCtttactcactaacacacacacatacagacacacacacacacgtaaacacacgcCACAAACAAAACCTCTAAGAGGTGAGAGTTTACAGACTACCATAATTACCTGTGTCTGCAGGGCGGGGTATGGGGGTAGCATGGGGTAACTCAGAGGACTCAGGGGGTTGCCACCATCCTCCTGTTTGGATCCTGATAGCAAGAAATCTGTTACATAGGAGTAATAATTTAAACACTCGCCACATGAGTAATCACACAGACATTCAACGGCACTCTTAAATTATGAGAGGGTAGATAGTAGTTTGTAATTACACATGAATAATCAAGAGTTTATCAATAAAAGCTAATAATGAATATGAAATATCAGAGAAAGCAAATGGATGCCAAAGTCTTGCGGTTTGGCAGCCTGATTTTCCAGTATACTGAAATGTTTCTATTGTTTCTATTATTTGCACATAAGTCACTGGCCCCTATCAAAACCTGCTGGGGCATTCAGTGCATGGGTGCCATCTGTGTTTCCTTCTGATAGTAGTGCATATAATAAAAACATACATATATGGAAGCGGATTCAATAACTTTCTATAGGTTTTTCCACAAATTTCATCATTTGAATGAATTATAAACTGCAACGTAAAATTACAGCATGAATCCTAGGCCACTATATTTAAAGTAAATGCAAAATAAATTAAACTGACGCTTCTTGGCGCACTCCGGGATGATCCGGTAGACTTTGTATGGGTCTGAGATGTCCAGCTGACTTCGCTGCACGAGCTCCTCGAAGTCGTTACTTTTGTTGAGCGCACACCGCAGGCGCGTCTTCCACGTTGGCGGGTCCAGTTTGTCGATGCCCTCCCGAAACTTTCCTTTAAACAGCGCCCAAGCCTGCAGAAATGTCACATAAAACAGAGTCGTCAGACACGGATAATGAATCACCGGTGCATAAATTGGTAAATCCTATGCATAATGGATTTGGCACCTCAACCTACCCAAAGCTTAGTTGAAGTTAGTAGTTGTAGCTTTTATTAGTGGAAGGCCTAGTAGTTGTAAAACGACTTTTTTATGGtgttaattaaaaatatatattattattatttcattgttattattacaaGACAGTAGTTGCTATATTATTCTTGTGACTaagtatttaaaatatatatgtatatttggaCACTTCAAATCGAGATGCTACCACTACAGCTAAGTCTGTTATCTaacctgttacctagtcactttacccctactttTTGTACATCGCTACCTCAATTACCCCGTACCTCTGCACATCTtctcggtactggtacttcctgtatataggcatgttatttttactcgttattgttattcactgtgcATTGTTTCCTCGTGTCACTATTTCaaatgtttatctttatttttaactctgtgttgttgggaaatgacccataagtaagcatttcactgttaatctacacctgttgtttacgaagcatgttacaaataacatttgatttgattcaagtTATTTTATCCTGCACAaatttcaaataaataaaaagcacCTACTTTACTCATCACTAGTCTAATTGTACTGTGTGTAGCTCCTTGTGTGGTTCAAATGTATGAACTCAGTACTGTAAGTAGCTCTGaagaagagtgtctgctaaaatatTCAAATGTAATAGCCTACACATCTCTCGCACATGCAGTGCGTAAATGCAGAATGTTGGAGACATTCATTTGAGGCCCCGTACCATACAGTAGCCTACCTTGAAGAGAGCGGCATCCTCGTCCCGGTTGTAGTCCTGCTTGCCCGCGTGCTTCCATGGTATCCTGAAGATGCTCTTTTCTTCGTTCTCCCAGACCAGGCCCTGGTACTTCCCGGTATCCACCTGCTCGATTAGCCACGAGCGGAGCTTTCCGTTCCCACAGCTCACCGTAGACATCCCGTAGTCCGACTCAGGGTTCATCTCTAGCCAAGAGACAGGTGCATGGTCAGGACAGTATAGGCTATATTGGTAAATATTATAGGGACTAAGATATTTAGACTACAAATTATCCATAACACATGAATTTGCCTAAAAATATCTGCGAAAATGTTATTGCTGGAGTTTTTTGTGACATTGCTTGCGTATACTAAAACTGCATACCAATTATGTAAATTGTATAAAAATAATTTAAGAATAGGCTACATTCACTTTTGAACACTTACTTGCATGTAAACGTATTTTTTtgctgcaggtagcctatagaTTTGAGCGGGAGCAGAGCAAATGTCCTTGACTTACCGCTGAAACTCGAAACCCCTTTGAGTTTTGAAATCAATCAGTCTTGAAAGATCATAATGCAGCGTGACAACTCAACTTAAATCAGTTGTAGATGGGGGCGGGGCGAAATAAAGTCGAGCGTGGATGCTGGGCTGTTCGCGTCTGTGAACCTTCATGCTGCGCATGCCTCCCGTAAACGGCAGGGGAAACCCTCGCGAACGTCAGTCGCAGAAAAAGACACCCGCAACGCTGGAAAGTGGAGCAATCTGTTCACCAGTCGAGAGCAAAGCAATTCTTTGAAATTATATAAACCAATGATATAGGCTAATTCTACATCCTGTCACGGAAAGCCTAAGCCTATATTGTTTTCATGATAAAATCTGTCTCCAGTAGGCTATAGATGTAGGCTATAAATCGAAATCCAACTTTCAAATAAAGACCCAACAAACTTAATCAGAGACCAATTTTTTAATAAGTAACCTATGTAATCATTATAATTCCTAAAGTCATAGGCTAATTATCATTGTGATAAAGAAGATTGCCTAGTGGGGATAACATGAAAATGTGGCT encodes the following:
- the irf4l gene encoding interferon regulatory factor 4 isoform X2, whose amino-acid sequence is MNPESDYGMSTVSCGNGKLRSWLIEQVDTGKYQGLVWENEEKSIFRIPWKHAGKQDYNRDEDAALFKAWALFKGKFREGIDKLDPPTWKTRLRCALNKSNDFEELVQRSQLDISDPYKVYRIIPECAKKRSKQEDGGNPLSPLSYPMLPPYPALQTQMPGYMPSTERGWMKDYLPEQASLPELPYAQCPYPSRSLSWAQGPSMDNGYQITGSFYTYSATDAQPSPFTLDTSMRSAEALSDMRLHVSVFYRDSLWREVTTSSPEGCRIAPCSPDEKLYSPTVGPDLVPLPLDSLPALGRGEECPPSPPSCPLERGVLLWMAPDGLYARRLCQERVFWEGGLSSYVDKPNKLEREHTCKLLHTQDYLTELQGYALHCRPPPRLQVLLSFGDECLDPQRQRTLTVQVEPMFARQLLYYTQHQQSSGHYYRSYDLPLPGVTEHSMTPSITEDYQRVITHHHSNTLQD
- the irf4l gene encoding interferon regulatory factor 4 isoform X1 encodes the protein MNPESDYGMSTVSCGNGKLRSWLIEQVDTGKYQGLVWENEEKSIFRIPWKHAGKQDYNRDEDAALFKAWALFKGKFREGIDKLDPPTWKTRLRCALNKSNDFEELVQRSQLDISDPYKVYRIIPECAKKHFLLSGSKQEDGGNPLSPLSYPMLPPYPALQTQMPGYMPSTERGWMKDYLPEQASLPELPYAQCPYPSRSLSWAQGPSMDNGYQITGSFYTYSATDAQPSPFTLDTSMRSAEALSDMRLHVSVFYRDSLWREVTTSSPEGCRIAPCSPDEKLYSPTVGPDLVPLPLDSLPALGRGEECPPSPPSCPLERGVLLWMAPDGLYARRLCQERVFWEGGLSSYVDKPNKLEREHTCKLLHTQDYLTELQGYALHCRPPPRLQVLLSFGDECLDPQRQRTLTVQVEPMFARQLLYYTQHQQSSGHYYRSYDLPLPGVTEHSMTPSITEDYQRVITHHHSNTLQD